A window of Methylocaldum szegediense genomic DNA:
GCAGACCTCGTTACACAAACGCTGTTCGTACCCGTTCCACGGTGCGAACGTGGACATCCAAAGCCTGAGCAATCCCCTCATCGGTGCGCCCAGGCTCGCTTTCGGCCTCATAGGCCTGCAACAGAATGCGGGCATGGGCCAGTTTTCGCGTTTCACTCTTGCCCATGCTGACCAACCCTTCCCATTCGCGGCGATCTTCAGCGGTCAGCGTCACCCGATAAGTTTTCGACCTCTTCGACTCCTGACCCAAGAATCCGACCAGAAGCGCGGGACCGCCTTTCCTAGGACCCGGCAATCGACGATTGATGCAGTACTAGCTCTTCCCAGCGCGCATACGCTGCCTCCACCGCTTGCTGCAATTCCGCCAGCCTGGCCTGGGTCGCTGTGATGACCTCTTTCGCCTGCTGATAGAACTCGGGACGGGAGATCGCTTCGTTCAAAGAGGCTATTTCGGCTTCGAGTGCCTCGATCTGCTGGGGTAAAGCCTCGAGTTCGCGTTGCTCTTTGTAGCTGAGCTTTCGCAGCTTTTCCTTGACCGGCTTGGGCGGAATCGGTTTTTCGACGACCGATTTCGCCGGGACGGGCTGAGGTGCCGGGCGTTGCCGCACCCAGTCGTCGTAACCGCCCACGTAATCGTTGACGATACCGTCGCCCTCGAAAACCAGCACGCTGGTAACGAGATTGTTGAGAAATGCCCGGTCGTGGCTGACGACCAGGACGGTACCGTCGTAATCGGTTAATAACTCCTCTAAGAGCTCGAGGGTGTCCGAGTCGAGGTCGTTGGTGGGTTCGTCGAGCACCAGGAGATTCGCGGGCTGGGTGAACAGCCGAGCGAGTAGTAGGCGGTTGCGTTCGCCGCCTGAAAGCGATTTCACCGGCTGGCGGGCCCGTTCGGGAGTGAACAGGAAATCCTTAAGATAGCCGATGACATGTATGTTGCGGCCGTTGACGGTCACTCGGTCGCTGCCTTGGGCGACATTGTCGACCACGGATTTTTCTTCGTCGAGCTGCGCCCGATACTGGTCAAAATAGGCGATCTGCAAGTTGGTGCCGAGGCGGATACGCCCGGCCGTCGGCTTTAGCTCGCCCAACATGAGGCGGAGCAGGGTGGTCTTACCGCAGCCGTTCGGGCCGATGATGCCGACTTTGTCGCCGCGCAAGATGGTGGTCGAGAAATCGCGCACGATTGGCTTACCGCCATAGTCGAAACAAACGTTCTCGGCTTCCACCACCAGCCGTCCCGATTTTTCCGCTTGCTGTAGGAGCATGCTAACCTGGCCGATGCGGTTCCGCCGTTCGGCGCGCTCCCGGCGCATCTCGAGCAAACGCCGCACCCGGCCCATGTTGCGTGTCCTACGCGCCTTGATGCCTTCGCGTATCCAAGCTTCTTCCTGCGCCAGTTTTTTATCGAATTCCGATTGTGCCTTCGCTTCGGCGTTCAGTTGCTCCTCCTTGCGTTTCAGATAGGTGGCGTAATCGCCCGGCCAGTCGAACAGCTTGCCCCGGTCCAGCTCGATGATCCGGGTCGCCAGTTTTTGGAGGAACATTCGATCGTGGGTGATGAAGACCAAAGTTCCGAGCCATCCGAGCAGGAAGTCCTCCAGCCAGAGAATCGCCGCGAGATCGAGGTGGTTGGTGGGCTCGTCGAGCAACAAGACATCCGGTTCGGAGATCAAAGCCCTGGCCAACAGCACCCGGCGTTTCAGTCCACCCGATAGCGAGTCAACATCACTGTCGATCGGGAGGTCGAGCTTATTCAGCAGGGTTTCGACTTTCCGGTGGAGATCCCAGCCGTCGGTGGTGTCGAGCGCATGCTGACAGCGCTCCAATTCCGCTAATGTGGCGGCATCGGGACAGGCCGCGACGCGCTGCGATACCTCGTGAAAACGACGGATCAGGTTACCGATATCGCCGAGTCCGGCCGCCACGACGTCGAATACGGCGCCAGTCGCATCGAGCGGAACTTCCTGGTCGAGCCTCGCGATGCGTACACCTTCGGCGACGACGATTTCGCCGTCATCGGGCGTCAAATCGCCGGACAAAAGCTTAAGCAACGTGGATTTCCCCGTTCCATTGCGCCCGACGAGGCAGACCCGCTCGCCTTTATCCAGGGAAAAGCTGATGCCGTCGAGCAAAGGCTGCCCGAAACGGAGGTGTATATTGCGGCAAGTAATGAGAGCCATCAGAAATTCGGGAAAGGAAAACCTAAGATTTTACGCGCAAAAGCGAGTCGCGCCGAATCCGCAGACCCGGACGAAAAATTCAAGGCGCACAGCGCCGGTCGGGAACGACGATGCGCAGATAGAGCTGGGGTCGCCCTTCCTCGAACCGGATGACTCGATCGACGATATCCTCGGCGCTGGTTTTGCCGATAGGCCCGACAACGCGGCGTTCCGTGGCGGCAGCGAGCAAGTGTACATAGGTTTCGTGAGGCCCGGATGCCAACTTCGAGTGGACCAGAACGCCGCCGATTTCCCACGGCGCCTCTCGCTCTGGCACCTTGCTGCCGGGGTTGCACATGCCCAGGAGGATCGACCCGTTCGGGTGGACGAGCGAACGTAAGGTGTGCACGAAATGCTGAAATCGATCGGGGATAGCTGCTTCAAATGCGTGCAGCGTGAAGAGCGGAACCCGGCATATCGATTCGCAGGCTTTGCGCCGGATATCACGGTCGGCATCGTTGGGGATGGCTGCCAGGGAATCAGGCGGACATTGGCGCGCCATGCACGCGGCATCTAAGGGTTGAAGCCGGCGCTCGGTGTCTGTCAATATCTTTCTGATTTCCGTAGTATCTTTTCGGGAAAGTTCATTCCAACGACTTTCCATGAAGCGGTTGAATTCCGGATTTTGGTCGGGGTTGTAGGTAAGCGTGAAAATTTCCGCGAGTCCGGGTTGAGCTTCGAAGATCCGCGTCGCCTTGACGTGGTCTCCCTCGATCGTCAAGGCGTTCTGAACGATCTGGCCATTCAGAACCGGTCCGTCGAATCCGCCATGTCCGATCAGGATCACCCGGTCGAACAGCCCCGGCTGCTGTGTCAACTTGTCGGCCTCCCGGTAGAAATCCTCCCAGACGCGGACTCCCCGCAGCCTGTGTACTTGTGCGGAAAAGCGGGTGCGATAAAAGGCTTCGATTTCCGCCGCCGGCCGTTCCGCCCAGCGCTCGCTTTCCGCAGAATCCGGATCTTTCCTCAGCAATGGAATGACCAAGATCTTGCTCGGCGTAGGTATTACGTTGAAAGTTGGCTTGCACTGCCGTTCCTCGGCAGCCGGCACCGCGAGAAATGGCAGAAAGAGCAAGATCAGCCCGGCAACGACAGTCGATGTTCGCATCAAAGCGGCGATACGATGATCCTTGTCTCGAATTCGACGCAAAAAACCGCCCTCCGTTGCCGTAAACGGAACGGAAAGACATCGGAAATCAGGCGAATCGGCGCCTCGGCAGGCGGGCGTGCTCGCTAGCGATTAACGCATGGAAATGGCCTTCTTGACCTTGGTGGGTTATGGCACGCCGCCACACCGGGCACGGAGCATGCGTCTAGGACGTGTGCTAGCGCTCATGCATCGGTTTATAAGGCCGCTGCTGCTCCCCGATATAAATTTGGCGGGGCCGGGCGATCCTCATACCGGGCTCCTCGACCATCTCCTTCCAATGAGCGATCCAGCCGGGTAGCCGTCCTAGAGCGAACATCACGGTAAACATGTTGGTCGGAATCTTCATGGCGCGATAGAGGATTCCGGAGTAAAAATCGACGTTGGGGTAAAGCTTGCGTTCGATGAAATAGGGATCGGTGAGGGCGACTTCCTCGATGCGCTTGGCGATTTCGAGGATCGGATCGTGAATCCCCAGTTTGTTGAGCACCTCGTCGCAGTGTTTCTTGATGATTTGCGCTCGGGGGTCGTAATTCTTGTAAACCCTATGTCCAAACCCCATCAGACGGAAGGGATCGTTCTTGTCCTTCGCTCGGTCGATGTATTTTTTGTAATTTCCACCATCGGCGGCGATTGCCTCGAGCATTTCGATGACCGCCTGGTTAGCGCCACCGTGCAGCGGACCCCATAGTGCGCAGATGCCGGCCGAGATAGAGGCGAAGAGATTTGCCTTGGAAGATCCAACCATCCGGACTGTCGAGGTGGAGCAATTCTGCTCGTGATCGGCATGGAGGATGAACAAGACGTCCAGTGCTTTACGCGTCACTTCGTCCGGCTCGTACAGCTTGACCGGAGTCGTGAACATCATGTGTAGGAAGTTGGATAAGTAGTCCAGTTCCGGTCGGCTATAAACGAACGCTTCACCCACCGACCGTTTGTAGGCAAAAGCCGCCAAAACGCGCACTTTGGACAGTAGACGTGTAATCGTTTGGTCCCGCTCGTGGGGCAGTTGGTCGGGTTTCAGAAGCTCCGGATGGTATACAGATAAGGAACACACCATCGCCGAAAGAATCGCCATGGGGTGGGCATGGCCGGGGTAGGACGTGAAGAAGCTCTTCATGTCCTCGTGAATCAGCGAATGAAACAGGACTTTGTCCTTGAATTTGGTATATTGCTCTGCCGTCGGCAACTCGCCGTAAATGAGCAAATAGCAGACTTCCATGAACGTGGACTTCTCGCAGAGTTCCGCGATATCGATCCCACGATAGCGAAGAATGCCTTTTTCGCCGTCGATATAGGTGATGGCGGACGTGCAGGAGCCGGTATTGGCGTAACCGGGGTCGAGCGTGATGTAGCCTGTCTCCGAATGAAGTCGGCTGATGTCTAGTCCTTTTTCGTTCTCCGTGCCGACGACGACAGGAATATCGAACCGTTTTCCGTCCAGCTCGAGCTTTGCTGTTTCTGCCATAAATCTAAAAAACTTTAAAAATTTAAGGACTGAGTTCTGGTATCTGTTTCAGTGTAACGACAACGGGTCATCCAACGCTACCCTAGGTCGACGACGATCGCTTGTCTTTCGACATCTCTATCTCATCCGGTTTCGGTCCACTTTGTTTCAAAATGTTAACATTGCACGGTTAATCAGACGCTCTGTCTTATCGCTCTGTTAAACAAATTGTTTCTTATTGATGCGTATTGCCTTGGGTATCGAGTACGACGGTCAGGCCTTTGCCGGGTGGCAGTGGCAAAAAGGAAGGCCGACCGTTCAGGCCGCCGTCGAAGCGGCTTTAAGCCGCGTTGCGGCAGAGCCGATTCGCGTCACCTGTGCCGGGCGCACGGATGCCGGGGTGCATGCGTTGGAACAAGTCGTTCATTTCGACACCAATGCGCGCCGTAAGCCGTACTCTTGGCTGATGGGAACGAATACGGCTCTTCCGGAAGAGGTGCGCGTCCTCTGGGTCCGGGAAATATCCGAGGATTTTCATGCGCGATACAGCGCGATAGCGC
This region includes:
- a CDS encoding helix-turn-helix domain-containing protein — translated: MTLTAEDRREWEGLVSMGKSETRKLAHARILLQAYEAESEPGRTDEGIAQALDVHVRTVERVRTAFV
- a CDS encoding ATP-binding cassette domain-containing protein gives rise to the protein MALITCRNIHLRFGQPLLDGISFSLDKGERVCLVGRNGTGKSTLLKLLSGDLTPDDGEIVVAEGVRIARLDQEVPLDATGAVFDVVAAGLGDIGNLIRRFHEVSQRVAACPDAATLAELERCQHALDTTDGWDLHRKVETLLNKLDLPIDSDVDSLSGGLKRRVLLARALISEPDVLLLDEPTNHLDLAAILWLEDFLLGWLGTLVFITHDRMFLQKLATRIIELDRGKLFDWPGDYATYLKRKEEQLNAEAKAQSEFDKKLAQEEAWIREGIKARRTRNMGRVRRLLEMRRERAERRNRIGQVSMLLQQAEKSGRLVVEAENVCFDYGGKPIVRDFSTTILRGDKVGIIGPNGCGKTTLLRLMLGELKPTAGRIRLGTNLQIAYFDQYRAQLDEEKSVVDNVAQGSDRVTVNGRNIHVIGYLKDFLFTPERARQPVKSLSGGERNRLLLARLFTQPANLLVLDEPTNDLDSDTLELLEELLTDYDGTVLVVSHDRAFLNNLVTSVLVFEGDGIVNDYVGGYDDWVRQRPAPQPVPAKSVVEKPIPPKPVKEKLRKLSYKEQRELEALPQQIEALEAEIASLNEAISRPEFYQQAKEVITATQARLAELQQAVEAAYARWEELVLHQSSIAGS
- a CDS encoding citrate synthase, giving the protein MAETAKLELDGKRFDIPVVVGTENEKGLDISRLHSETGYITLDPGYANTGSCTSAITYIDGEKGILRYRGIDIAELCEKSTFMEVCYLLIYGELPTAEQYTKFKDKVLFHSLIHEDMKSFFTSYPGHAHPMAILSAMVCSLSVYHPELLKPDQLPHERDQTITRLLSKVRVLAAFAYKRSVGEAFVYSRPELDYLSNFLHMMFTTPVKLYEPDEVTRKALDVLFILHADHEQNCSTSTVRMVGSSKANLFASISAGICALWGPLHGGANQAVIEMLEAIAADGGNYKKYIDRAKDKNDPFRLMGFGHRVYKNYDPRAQIIKKHCDEVLNKLGIHDPILEIAKRIEEVALTDPYFIERKLYPNVDFYSGILYRAMKIPTNMFTVMFALGRLPGWIAHWKEMVEEPGMRIARPRQIYIGEQQRPYKPMHER